A stretch of Methanosphaerula palustris E1-9c DNA encodes these proteins:
- a CDS encoding formylmethanofuran dehydrogenase subunit B, producing MPKVIKNVGCPYCGSSCDDLEVTVSDDGKMILDVANACVIGNEIFHHATKPGRIRLPRLRQPDGTHKDISYEEAIDWVAKGMIAAKKPLIYGFGSTNCEGMSACARLAEKTGAVLDNCASICHGPSFLAIFDNGYPSCTLGEVKNRADVVVYWGSNAAHAHPRHMSRYSLFPRGFFTNKGYMARKCIVIDPRFTDTAKAADIHLMVQQGHDYELFDAFRTVLRGETIPEVVAGIEREKILEAVEIMKNARFGAIFYGMGLCHSDGRNHNVDIAISMTRDLNEFTKWTIMAMRGHYNIAGPGQVWSWQFGFPYCIDLTKDIVHMNPGETSSIDLAMRGDQDFFINIGTDAGAHFPIPAVKALRKHPFVTIDPNINMASEISDLHIPVAVVGVETGGVVYRMDNVPIQFKQVIEPPEGVITDEILFDRIYKRVCELTGTTPDWSVAHNSPEGTAAE from the coding sequence ATGCCGAAAGTGATAAAGAATGTCGGATGTCCGTACTGCGGTTCATCCTGTGATGACCTTGAGGTCACGGTCTCTGATGACGGAAAGATGATCCTCGATGTGGCAAATGCCTGTGTGATAGGTAACGAGATCTTCCACCATGCCACAAAGCCAGGACGGATAAGACTCCCCCGACTCAGGCAGCCGGACGGGACCCATAAGGATATCTCGTACGAAGAGGCGATCGACTGGGTCGCAAAGGGAATGATCGCAGCAAAGAAGCCGCTGATCTATGGTTTCGGGTCGACCAACTGCGAGGGAATGAGCGCCTGTGCACGGCTTGCAGAAAAGACAGGAGCGGTTCTGGACAACTGCGCCTCGATCTGCCACGGCCCCTCATTCCTGGCCATCTTTGATAACGGCTATCCAAGCTGCACCCTCGGTGAAGTGAAGAACAGGGCAGATGTGGTCGTCTACTGGGGCTCAAATGCAGCCCATGCGCATCCCAGGCATATGTCCCGGTACTCCCTCTTCCCGCGCGGTTTCTTCACCAACAAGGGCTACATGGCCCGAAAGTGCATCGTGATTGATCCCCGGTTCACCGACACCGCCAAGGCGGCCGACATCCATCTGATGGTGCAGCAGGGGCACGACTACGAACTCTTCGACGCGTTCAGGACCGTGCTCCGCGGCGAAACAATTCCTGAGGTCGTCGCAGGGATCGAGCGCGAGAAGATCCTCGAAGCGGTGGAGATCATGAAGAATGCCCGGTTCGGTGCGATCTTCTATGGGATGGGACTCTGCCATTCAGATGGCAGAAACCACAACGTGGACATCGCCATCAGCATGACCAGGGATCTGAATGAGTTCACCAAGTGGACGATCATGGCTATGCGTGGCCACTACAACATCGCTGGTCCCGGACAGGTCTGGTCCTGGCAGTTCGGGTTCCCGTACTGCATCGACCTGACCAAGGACATCGTCCACATGAACCCGGGCGAGACCAGTTCGATCGATCTTGCGATGCGGGGAGACCAAGACTTCTTCATCAATATCGGCACCGATGCAGGAGCTCACTTTCCGATCCCGGCAGTGAAAGCGCTCCGCAAACACCCATTCGTCACCATCGATCCGAACATCAACATGGCCAGTGAGATCTCAGACCTCCACATCCCGGTCGCCGTCGTCGGTGTCGAAACCGGTGGGGTCGTCTACCGAATGGACAACGTTCCGATCCAGTTTAAACAGGTGATCGAGCCGCCGGAAGGGGTGATCACCGATGAGATCCTCTTCGACCGGATCTACAAGCGGGTCTGTGAACTGACCGGAACCACTCCAGACTGGAGCGTAGCACACAACTCCCCAGAGGGGACCGCAGCAGAGTGA
- a CDS encoding molybdopterin dinucleotide binding domain-containing protein, whose translation MITQRAVEEGVAMEKGKTSPEYYEVCSIVEMNIEDIKRLGIMRNTNVRVTSESGDVIVKAVEAGQYCPPGLSHIRQGVWANQVVPPRTQSTGVPQYSGFPVTIEPAPEERVKGALELVQGAVGLWKGEN comes from the coding sequence ATGATCACCCAACGGGCTGTTGAGGAAGGCGTAGCGATGGAGAAGGGGAAGACATCCCCTGAGTACTATGAGGTATGCTCCATCGTCGAGATGAACATCGAGGATATCAAGAGACTCGGCATCATGAGGAACACCAATGTGCGTGTAACCAGCGAGTCAGGCGATGTCATCGTGAAAGCGGTGGAAGCAGGCCAGTACTGTCCACCCGGGCTTTCACATATCCGCCAGGGAGTCTGGGCCAACCAGGTCGTTCCCCCGCGGACCCAGTCAACCGGCGTCCCGCAGTACAGTGGATTCCCGGTGACGATTGAACCTGCTCCGGAGGAGCGGGTGAAGGGAGCCCTGGAACTGGTTCAGGGTGCCGTTGGATTATGGAAAGGTGAGAACTGA
- a CDS encoding molybdopterin-binding protein yields the protein MKRYLDQVTLGQAIECMITSFPPPERTAQVPILQAKGMITTAPVYAGYTVPSADVAAMDGFAICSRETTGARDQVPISLSTAVPVNTGNPIPRGCDAVVMIEDCWLEDGRPHIRKGIAPGMNIRKKGEDLSGGELILPRDHLIRPTDIGVLAACGITEVEVKQISIGVIPTGSELIVSGTLPGPGQVVESNSILIEAMLGGRGVVCTRYPHIPDDPDLIKEKVTTALGVHDLVIVTGGSSAGTRDYCETALAELGEVLFHGVAIKPGKPALLAKIDDKPVIGLPGYPLAAHLVLRELVIPLLRTWGAVKPQAGQLCRVELGQNTVSDCGFDEFINLSIGRVSGRYVGLHQSRGASVQMSLVRSNGYLHIPASVEGYEAGSAVDAVVTAGMDEVERTLLIAGVHGEPLDLLGSAVKAWGGTLLPCFCRRENGIQGLLQRICHATMIDSPIPSQGPPRPMIRVPFGGQGLVTLHLAKLQVGIVSKEGLGIEDLAGRTIIEMPASSPEEEVFENALRRCRLANASAQIKTEEVMKHIGGIAQTVSDGLVDAGIGTSQSAAPFGLSFVPLGFISYDLLIDEDLSRDEPIASMIAAISSPEYREALERSGYITDFTGEIYHLPPCPGVGPSDEIPW from the coding sequence ATGAAACGCTATCTTGATCAGGTCACACTGGGGCAGGCTATAGAATGTATGATCACCTCGTTTCCTCCGCCCGAACGGACCGCACAGGTTCCGATTCTCCAGGCAAAAGGGATGATCACCACTGCGCCAGTGTATGCCGGGTATACCGTCCCAAGCGCCGATGTCGCCGCAATGGATGGGTTTGCTATCTGTAGCCGGGAGACCACGGGAGCCAGGGATCAGGTCCCGATCTCTCTCTCTACGGCCGTACCGGTCAACACAGGAAATCCGATCCCCCGGGGGTGCGATGCGGTCGTGATGATCGAGGACTGCTGGCTTGAGGACGGCAGACCCCATATCAGAAAGGGCATCGCTCCAGGGATGAACATCAGAAAAAAAGGGGAGGACCTCTCTGGAGGAGAACTGATCCTCCCCAGAGACCACCTGATCCGACCGACTGACATCGGGGTGCTCGCCGCCTGCGGGATCACCGAAGTCGAGGTGAAACAGATCTCAATCGGGGTGATTCCAACCGGTTCCGAACTGATTGTCTCAGGCACGCTCCCCGGACCGGGGCAAGTTGTGGAGAGTAATAGTATACTGATAGAAGCGATGCTCGGGGGGAGAGGGGTGGTCTGCACGCGTTATCCTCATATCCCTGACGATCCTGACCTGATCAAGGAGAAGGTCACCACTGCTCTTGGGGTGCATGACCTGGTGATCGTTACCGGCGGCTCATCCGCTGGAACCAGGGATTACTGTGAAACCGCCCTTGCCGAACTCGGCGAGGTGCTCTTCCATGGGGTTGCGATCAAGCCAGGCAAACCAGCCCTCCTCGCGAAGATAGATGATAAGCCTGTGATTGGACTGCCAGGATATCCCCTTGCTGCACATCTGGTCCTGCGTGAACTGGTCATCCCGCTCCTTCGGACATGGGGGGCCGTCAAGCCACAGGCAGGGCAACTCTGCAGGGTAGAATTAGGACAGAACACTGTCTCAGACTGTGGTTTTGATGAGTTCATCAACCTCTCCATCGGTCGGGTGAGTGGACGATATGTCGGACTCCACCAGTCGCGTGGTGCATCTGTTCAGATGTCCCTGGTACGGTCCAATGGATATCTGCACATTCCAGCCTCAGTAGAAGGGTACGAGGCCGGTTCAGCCGTCGATGCAGTGGTGACGGCTGGCATGGATGAGGTGGAACGGACCCTGCTGATTGCAGGAGTCCATGGAGAACCCCTCGACCTGCTCGGGTCAGCGGTCAAAGCGTGGGGTGGTACGCTGCTCCCCTGCTTCTGCAGGAGAGAGAATGGAATCCAGGGGCTGCTCCAGAGGATCTGCCATGCCACGATGATCGACTCCCCAATACCAAGTCAGGGCCCCCCACGGCCAATGATCAGAGTACCATTCGGAGGCCAGGGTCTGGTCACCCTTCATCTTGCAAAATTGCAGGTAGGGATCGTTTCAAAGGAAGGTCTCGGTATCGAGGATCTTGCAGGGCGGACGATCATCGAGATGCCAGCCAGTTCTCCAGAGGAGGAGGTTTTTGAGAACGCACTCAGACGCTGCAGGTTAGCCAACGCATCCGCACAGATCAAGACCGAAGAGGTGATGAAGCATATTGGTGGAATTGCACAGACCGTCAGTGATGGCCTCGTCGATGCCGGGATCGGGACCAGCCAGAGTGCTGCACCGTTCGGTCTCTCATTCGTGCCCCTGGGTTTCATCTCCTACGATCTGCTGATCGATGAGGATCTGAGTCGAGATGAACCGATAGCGAGCATGATCGCAGCGATCTCATCTCCAGAGTATAGAGAGGCACTGGAGAGGTCAGGATACATCACCGATTTCACCGGAGAGATCTATCATCTTCCCCCCTGCCCGGGGGTTGGACCGTCCGATGAGATCCCCTGGTAA
- a CDS encoding 4Fe-4S binding protein, with product MKNGTKHLLSRGGVIPSQDPDRCIVRLRIPAGEITPDQMSGIARIARKHGVPVVHMTTRQTMELPQVDPRAIEPLVKSLERNGTPLGAEKQEVVNITACPGTDRCRFANIETRELAAEIDRRFFGRDLPVKVRIAISACPNGCMSERLNEIGITGTIRPVREEGLCTGCGTCAHHCKEEAIRISGGKVVLDQERCMLCGMCVSPCPFEIIKADPPEYQITVGGRRGRHPLVGRHLVTVTSPGAVVDVIEMIITWVYRNAYSDRQLPDQLDDLDFDIFKEQVRKACSNSGTMSELEHRGVWA from the coding sequence ATGAAGAACGGCACGAAACATCTCCTCTCACGCGGCGGGGTGATCCCATCACAGGATCCAGACCGCTGCATCGTCCGTCTCCGCATCCCGGCTGGAGAGATCACCCCTGACCAGATGAGTGGGATCGCCAGGATCGCACGAAAGCACGGCGTTCCGGTGGTGCACATGACCACTCGTCAGACGATGGAACTCCCGCAGGTCGACCCGAGGGCGATCGAACCACTGGTAAAGAGCCTGGAACGAAACGGGACACCGCTCGGGGCGGAGAAACAGGAGGTGGTGAATATCACCGCATGTCCGGGGACTGACCGGTGCAGGTTCGCCAACATCGAGACCAGGGAACTGGCCGCCGAGATCGACCGCAGGTTCTTCGGGCGCGATCTGCCAGTAAAAGTCAGGATTGCCATCTCCGCCTGTCCGAATGGATGTATGAGCGAGCGGCTGAACGAGATTGGAATCACCGGGACGATCCGACCAGTCAGGGAGGAGGGGCTCTGCACCGGGTGTGGCACCTGCGCCCATCACTGTAAGGAGGAGGCGATCCGGATCAGCGGTGGGAAAGTGGTCCTCGATCAGGAGCGGTGTATGCTCTGCGGAATGTGTGTATCCCCCTGCCCATTCGAGATCATCAAGGCTGACCCACCAGAGTACCAGATCACCGTCGGCGGCCGGCGGGGCAGGCATCCGCTGGTGGGCCGTCACCTGGTGACGGTCACTTCACCCGGTGCGGTGGTCGACGTGATCGAGATGATCATCACCTGGGTCTACCGAAATGCCTACAGTGACAGACAGCTCCCTGACCAGCTCGATGACCTGGACTTCGATATCTTTAAAGAGCAGGTCAGGAAGGCGTGCTCGAACTCAGGAACAATGAGCGAACTGGAGCACAGAGGTGTCTGGGCATAA
- a CDS encoding TOBE domain-containing protein, protein MTLCTVVKTIKISARNQIAGIVKAIKKGPVSTEVEITIAGDNELVSSITTTSAENLNLKEGSKVFPIVKASEVMMGID, encoded by the coding sequence ATGACCCTCTGCACTGTGGTGAAGACCATAAAGATCAGTGCGCGAAATCAGATAGCAGGAATTGTGAAGGCGATCAAGAAAGGGCCAGTGAGCACAGAAGTAGAGATCACCATAGCCGGGGATAATGAACTTGTCTCATCGATCACCACCACTTCTGCAGAAAACCTGAACCTGAAGGAAGGGTCGAAGGTCTTCCCGATTGTGAAAGCATCCGAAGTAATGATGGGGATCGATTAA
- the modA gene encoding molybdate ABC transporter substrate-binding protein, translating to MWSVACAAVLILSVLLVCGCTTTSSSSSNQSVTSATTHQATSVVTTTVAAANNTSVAAANTTAKAGTHDLTVYAAASLTDASKTLGSTFEQSHPDVSVKFNLAGTQVLRSQVENGASADVFLSAGTAHMTALKGEGYINNTSVNNFTVNYLTVALPSNNPGNISTLQDLAIPGKKIVMGTADVPVGTATRTLISKLTNDTAYGQDYQTKVMSNVISYETEVTGIVSKVMLGEADAGFVYTSSLTGDQASQMKFVKIPDKYNDKTVYQSGVLKNSTQASDAGDFVTFLSSADGQAILKQYGFVQG from the coding sequence ATGTGGTCTGTCGCATGTGCAGCGGTGCTGATCCTGTCAGTCCTCCTTGTATGCGGATGTACAACCACCTCAAGTTCGTCTTCCAACCAGAGTGTCACGTCAGCGACCACGCATCAGGCGACATCAGTCGTCACCACCACAGTAGCCGCAGCGAACAACACCTCCGTGGCCGCAGCGAATACCACGGCAAAGGCCGGCACGCATGATTTGACGGTCTATGCCGCGGCCTCCCTTACGGATGCTTCAAAAACCCTCGGCTCGACCTTCGAGCAGTCACACCCAGATGTCTCGGTGAAGTTCAACCTCGCCGGCACCCAGGTGCTCAGAAGCCAGGTCGAGAATGGAGCCAGCGCCGATGTCTTCCTCTCAGCTGGGACTGCTCACATGACGGCGCTGAAGGGCGAGGGGTACATAAACAACACCTCGGTCAACAACTTCACGGTCAACTACCTGACGGTGGCCCTGCCCTCGAACAACCCCGGTAACATCAGCACGCTGCAGGACCTTGCGATCCCTGGTAAGAAGATCGTGATGGGAACGGCGGACGTGCCGGTCGGGACTGCAACCAGGACATTGATCAGCAAACTGACCAACGACACCGCCTATGGCCAGGATTATCAGACCAAAGTGATGAGCAACGTGATCAGTTACGAGACTGAAGTGACCGGCATCGTCTCCAAGGTGATGCTCGGTGAGGCAGACGCAGGATTCGTCTACACCTCGTCGCTGACCGGCGACCAGGCAAGCCAGATGAAGTTCGTCAAGATCCCGGACAAGTACAATGATAAGACTGTCTATCAGTCAGGCGTGCTGAAGAACAGTACCCAGGCCAGCGATGCAGGGGACTTTGTAACCTTCCTTTCATCCGCTGATGGGCAGGCAATCCTGAAGCAGTACGGATTCGTGCAGGGGTAA
- a CDS encoding ABC transporter permease, with protein MIGNGGSDRPAAGGGRGRVWSARLLLSSPLLARVLALLLTLAVCGYLILPLAALFTRTTLALFLGSLQDPTVLDALYLSMYTAIATMVVVVLIGTPFSYLHARHAYPGRFVVDALIDLPLLLPPAVAGLALLLTFGRNGLLGQYLNLFGVNIAFTTVAVVMAQIFVASPFYLRQARTSFDGVDQRYEQISWTLGASPVRTFFAITLPLAGSGLLSGAIMTFARALGEFGATIMFAGNLQGRTQTMPLAIYSTMQSNLNGAVTIAILMVIFSFGVMMAVKVLTLGEQHA; from the coding sequence GTGATTGGGAACGGGGGGTCTGACCGGCCTGCAGCAGGTGGCGGCCGGGGGAGGGTTTGGAGCGCTCGACTCCTCCTCTCCTCGCCCCTCCTCGCCAGAGTGCTCGCACTTCTGCTGACGCTGGCGGTCTGTGGGTACCTGATCCTTCCCCTCGCCGCCCTCTTCACCCGGACGACCCTCGCCCTCTTCTTAGGGTCGCTGCAGGATCCCACTGTCCTGGACGCCCTGTATCTGAGTATGTACACGGCCATAGCAACGATGGTGGTCGTTGTGTTAATCGGCACCCCGTTCTCCTATCTTCATGCCCGGCATGCCTATCCCGGACGGTTCGTGGTCGATGCTCTGATCGATCTCCCGCTCCTTCTTCCGCCGGCGGTGGCAGGGCTTGCCCTCCTGCTGACGTTCGGGAGGAACGGCCTCCTCGGACAGTACCTCAACCTCTTCGGGGTGAATATCGCATTCACGACCGTGGCTGTGGTGATGGCCCAGATCTTCGTCGCCTCTCCGTTCTACCTCCGGCAGGCCAGGACCTCCTTCGACGGGGTCGACCAGCGGTACGAGCAGATCTCCTGGACGCTCGGGGCATCGCCGGTCAGGACCTTCTTTGCCATCACCCTTCCCCTGGCGGGGTCGGGGCTGCTCTCGGGGGCGATCATGACCTTTGCACGGGCTCTTGGGGAGTTCGGGGCGACGATCATGTTCGCCGGCAACCTGCAGGGGAGGACCCAGACGATGCCCCTGGCGATCTATTCAACGATGCAGTCGAACCTGAACGGGGCTGTCACGATCGCGATTCTGATGGTGATCTTCTCCTTTGGCGTGATGATGGCCGTGAAGGTGTTGACTCTGGGTGAGCAGCATGCTTGA
- a CDS encoding sulfate/molybdate ABC transporter ATP-binding protein, which yields MLECMVRKKLRSFTLDIRFQAPSGCITALMGENGAGKTTIFHLIAGLLSPDNGRISLVENLLFDGDTGFQAPVCTRRIGYITQKTTVFPHLTVFENVAYGLRSLGYPRAEIKTQVAGWLSKLEISDLADVKAGNLSGGQQQRVAIARAFAIHPSLLLLDEPYESLDAHSRSLLTTVVREYVHEHQIPCLCVTHHVEEAQELCDRVLMIEKGQLVWKGLPSDLEGGCSCPRPITPQSGSSGLRSR from the coding sequence ATGCTTGAGTGTATGGTCAGAAAAAAACTCCGGTCGTTCACCCTTGATATCAGGTTCCAGGCACCCTCGGGATGTATTACGGCATTGATGGGGGAGAACGGGGCGGGAAAGACGACGATCTTTCATCTGATTGCAGGGCTCCTCTCCCCTGACAACGGGCGGATCAGCCTGGTGGAGAACCTCCTCTTCGATGGGGATACGGGGTTCCAGGCCCCGGTCTGCACCCGCCGAATCGGGTATATCACCCAGAAAACCACGGTCTTTCCCCATCTGACTGTCTTTGAGAATGTCGCCTATGGTCTACGGTCGCTTGGTTATCCCCGGGCTGAGATCAAAACCCAGGTTGCTGGCTGGCTCTCAAAACTCGAAATCTCCGATCTCGCAGACGTGAAAGCAGGGAACCTTTCCGGTGGTCAGCAGCAGCGGGTGGCGATCGCCCGAGCCTTTGCCATACATCCTTCGCTGCTGCTGCTTGATGAACCCTACGAATCGCTGGATGCCCACAGCCGGTCGCTTCTCACCACAGTGGTCAGGGAGTATGTGCACGAGCATCAGATCCCCTGTCTCTGTGTCACGCACCATGTCGAGGAGGCACAGGAACTCTGTGACCGGGTGCTGATGATCGAGAAAGGGCAACTGGTCTGGAAAGGTCTTCCATCCGACCTTGAGGGGGGATGTTCCTGCCCCCGGCCCATCACTCCCCAGTCGGGATCCAGTGGGCTCAGATCTCGGTGA
- a CDS encoding redoxin domain-containing protein codes for MAEMIRIGEQGPELSIKDQHGDEFHLSDAAGKRVLLSFHPLAWTPPCAAQMSALEAHLDDLRSLDTIAVGISIDSVQSKIAWARSLGIRDTRLLADFWPHGEVATRYGLFREKNGFSERANIVLDEDRTVIFAKIYPIHDVPDIEEVLRFIGHEAPRTGEFTEI; via the coding sequence ATGGCAGAGATGATACGGATAGGAGAGCAGGGGCCTGAACTCTCCATCAAGGACCAGCACGGCGATGAGTTTCACCTCTCAGATGCTGCAGGTAAGCGGGTGCTCCTCTCGTTCCACCCGCTGGCCTGGACCCCGCCCTGTGCAGCGCAGATGAGCGCATTGGAGGCACACCTGGACGATCTCCGATCCCTGGACACCATCGCGGTCGGGATCAGCATTGACTCTGTCCAGTCCAAGATCGCCTGGGCACGATCGCTTGGTATCAGGGATACCCGCCTCCTCGCCGACTTCTGGCCGCACGGCGAGGTCGCGACCAGGTACGGGCTCTTCCGTGAAAAGAATGGATTCTCCGAGCGGGCCAACATCGTCCTGGATGAGGATCGGACGGTCATCTTTGCAAAAATTTATCCTATTCATGATGTTCCTGACATCGAGGAGGTACTCAGGTTCATCGGACACGAAGCTCCCCGGACAGGAGAGTTCACCGAGATCTGA
- the trpA gene encoding tryptophan synthase subunit alpha: protein MNRIDQVFTGRNRPAFIAFTVAGDPDPETSVKVAEALATAGADIVELGMPFSDPSADGPVIQRADQRALEAGTTPDTLFSIIRGIRERSAVPIMILTYYNPVFRRGIDRFYREAADVGADGILIVDLPAEEIGVARTAADRYGLCQIVMATPTTTDRRLELVGSAGSGFLYVVSVAGVTGARDHLATGVGDLLERIRSRTTLPLAVGFGISRPEHMQAIAAAGGDAAIVGSAIASIIEEHTHDTDRMIEALRVYVTRMRRSLEPKFKDRSKEHIP from the coding sequence ATGAACAGGATAGATCAGGTCTTTACTGGACGAAATCGGCCGGCGTTCATCGCCTTCACCGTAGCCGGCGACCCGGATCCAGAGACCAGCGTCAAGGTCGCCGAGGCGCTGGCCACCGCCGGGGCCGACATCGTCGAACTCGGGATGCCCTTCTCCGATCCGAGCGCCGACGGCCCGGTGATCCAGCGAGCCGACCAGCGAGCTCTCGAAGCAGGGACCACACCGGATACGCTCTTCTCGATCATCAGGGGGATACGGGAACGGTCGGCGGTACCGATCATGATCCTGACTTACTACAACCCGGTATTCCGGCGTGGTATCGACCGATTCTACCGGGAAGCCGCCGATGTTGGGGCCGACGGGATTCTGATCGTGGATCTCCCTGCAGAAGAGATCGGCGTGGCCCGGACGGCGGCCGATCGGTACGGTCTCTGTCAGATCGTGATGGCCACCCCGACCACCACCGACCGACGACTCGAGCTGGTCGGGTCTGCAGGGAGCGGGTTCCTGTATGTGGTCTCGGTGGCAGGTGTTACCGGAGCCCGGGATCACCTCGCCACAGGAGTCGGAGATCTGCTCGAACGGATACGGAGCAGGACCACCCTTCCGCTAGCCGTCGGGTTTGGGATCTCGCGCCCTGAGCACATGCAGGCGATCGCTGCAGCCGGGGGCGACGCGGCGATCGTCGGATCTGCCATCGCATCGATCATCGAGGAGCATACTCATGATACAGATCGAATGATCGAGGCACTCAGAGTCTATGTAACCAGGATGCGGAGATCCCTGGAACCCAAATTCAAAGACAGATCAAAAGAACACATTCCATAA
- the trpB gene encoding tryptophan synthase subunit beta has protein sequence MDNGRFGEFGGRYVPETMIAALDELEAAYIRARNDPAFVTALRQMLTEYAGRPTQLTFCPRMSADLGCKVYLKREDLMHGGAHKLNNTLGQGLLAKSMGKTRLIAETGAGQHGVATAIVGAVLGMPVQVYMGEVDIERQQLNVFRMQLMGAEVIPAKTGTRTLKDAVNEALRGWVSELDTTHYVLGSVVGPHPYPTMVRDFQAVIGNETREQFLSRYGRLPDMAIACVGGGSNAIGMFHPFVNDPSVRLVGVEAGGKGTGPGEHGATLCRGTPGVLHGALSYLLQDEDGQIEETHSIAAGLDYPGVGPEHSMHRETGRIEYTSVTDDEALAAFRYLSRMEGIIPALESAHAVAHARKVAKELGPDQSMVITLSGRGDKDLAQIAKMGGIAL, from the coding sequence ATGGATAACGGAAGATTTGGAGAATTTGGAGGGCGATATGTCCCTGAGACGATGATCGCGGCACTCGATGAACTTGAGGCGGCTTACATCAGGGCCCGGAACGACCCGGCCTTTGTCACGGCACTCAGGCAGATGCTGACCGAGTACGCCGGGAGGCCGACCCAGCTCACCTTCTGCCCGCGGATGTCGGCGGATCTCGGCTGTAAGGTCTACCTGAAACGGGAGGACCTGATGCACGGTGGGGCACACAAACTGAACAACACCCTCGGCCAGGGGCTGCTCGCAAAGTCCATGGGCAAGACACGGCTGATAGCCGAGACAGGGGCCGGGCAGCACGGGGTCGCGACGGCCATCGTTGGTGCAGTACTTGGGATGCCAGTACAGGTCTATATGGGCGAGGTCGATATCGAACGGCAACAGTTGAACGTCTTTCGGATGCAGTTGATGGGGGCCGAGGTGATCCCGGCAAAAACCGGAACCAGAACCCTGAAGGATGCAGTCAACGAGGCGCTGCGGGGATGGGTCAGCGAACTGGACACCACCCACTATGTCCTCGGCTCGGTAGTCGGACCCCACCCATATCCGACGATGGTCCGGGACTTCCAGGCGGTGATCGGGAACGAGACCCGCGAACAGTTCCTCTCCCGCTACGGCCGGCTGCCGGATATGGCCATCGCCTGCGTCGGCGGCGGCTCGAACGCAATCGGGATGTTCCACCCGTTCGTGAACGACCCATCGGTCAGATTGGTTGGTGTCGAGGCCGGTGGCAAGGGGACCGGGCCAGGAGAACACGGGGCCACCCTCTGCAGGGGGACACCGGGGGTGCTCCATGGGGCACTCTCGTACCTGCTGCAGGACGAAGACGGACAGATCGAGGAGACCCACTCGATCGCAGCCGGTCTGGATTACCCAGGTGTCGGTCCCGAACACAGCATGCACAGGGAGACCGGCAGGATCGAGTACACCTCTGTGACCGATGACGAGGCGCTGGCCGCGTTCCGGTACCTCTCCCGGATGGAGGGGATCATTCCCGCTCTCGAATCCGCCCATGCGGTCGCGCATGCCCGGAAGGTAGCGAAGGAGCTCGGACCAGATCAGAGCATGGTGATCACCCTCTCCGGCCGTGGGGACAAGGACCTGGCCCAGATCGCAAAGATGGGGGGTATCGCCTTATGA